The following is a genomic window from Bactrocera tryoni isolate S06 chromosome 2, CSIRO_BtryS06_freeze2, whole genome shotgun sequence.
TTATAATTGATAATGAAAACACGAAAAGTGCTCGAAATCTCAAGATAACTAAAACTACATGTGCATACTATATGTTTGCACCACTTCACTGGCGAACAGTATaacgtttgtatatatgtaatgcGTAGCGCACACCTTTCTTTCACTCAATTTCCCGTGAAAACACCAATGCTTCCTGTAGACTTCCTGCCACCTCACACCAAACCGCACTCCCACCCAACGCTGCTGTCAGCTGCCAATTCCACCTGTAACCAACTGCCTTTCAATATGCCACACCTCTCGCCAACCCCGAATTAAGTGGCGCCTAGCAGGGACCCGTCTTGGCAATGTTCAACGTGCGGCCCAGCTTTTTGTAGTCTTTTTGCGTGCACTCGAACTCGCAACGATTTTTGTACGTAATGCCGTTGGAGCCGCATATTTGTCCTTTCTGCGTGAGATCGCAAGGACAGAATGAGGCCTGAGTC
Proteins encoded in this region:
- the LOC120767658 gene encoding agrin-like, producing the protein MKSFSLFAVLLLVLAAFATLTQASFCPCDLTQKGQICGSNGITYKNRCEFECTQKDYKKLGRTLNIAKTGPC